Proteins encoded in a region of the Streptomyces violaceoruber genome:
- a CDS encoding FadR/GntR family transcriptional regulator translates to MVSRGRAEIVVHFPTMQQRVVDELGRRIVGGSWEPGVPLPVEDALAAEIGVSRGVLREAVKALAAKGMLHVRPRTGTRVLSPEHWNHLDRDVLRWKQAGDATALLRDTSELRRIVEPEAARLAAERAGSEDVRVLYDALTAMEAAAARPGRRGYVEADIAFHRALLDAGGNRLLGSLGRAVEIALEHSFLVSTRTAGAVEASLPAHRAVVQAVEARDPAAAAAAVLAIVEAAEDEIARSPGMPDGAA, encoded by the coding sequence ATGGTGTCCAGGGGGCGAGCGGAGATCGTGGTGCACTTCCCGACCATGCAGCAGCGCGTGGTCGACGAACTCGGGCGGCGCATCGTGGGCGGCTCGTGGGAGCCGGGGGTTCCGCTGCCGGTCGAGGACGCGCTCGCGGCCGAGATCGGCGTCAGCCGAGGGGTGCTGCGGGAAGCGGTCAAGGCACTGGCGGCCAAGGGGATGCTCCACGTGCGCCCGCGCACCGGCACACGTGTGCTGTCCCCGGAGCACTGGAACCACCTGGACCGCGACGTGCTGCGCTGGAAACAGGCCGGGGACGCCACCGCTCTGCTGCGCGACACGAGCGAACTGCGCCGGATCGTCGAGCCCGAGGCCGCGCGGCTGGCTGCCGAACGGGCCGGCTCCGAAGACGTACGAGTCCTGTACGACGCCCTGACCGCCATGGAGGCCGCGGCGGCCAGGCCCGGCCGCCGCGGATACGTCGAGGCCGACATCGCCTTCCACCGGGCCCTGCTCGACGCCGGCGGCAACCGTCTCCTCGGCTCGCTGGGCCGTGCCGTCGAGATCGCGCTGGAGCACAGCTTCCTCGTCAGCACCCGGACCGCCGGCGCGGTGGAAGCCTCACTGCCGGCTCACCGCGCCGTCGTGCAAGCCGTCGAGGCCCGCGACCCCGCGGCCGCGGCAGCCGCCGTACTGGCCATCGTCGAAGCCGCCGAGGACGAGATCGCCCGGTCTCCCGGCATGCCGGACGGTGCCGCATGA
- a CDS encoding SgcJ/EcaC family oxidoreductase, translating to MNTQGSPMEAGTQSIDGIDDIEAIERVVATVERTQRDKDAEGFLTLFRPDALWTTGHGKVLLGLDVIAEFTRAVLPQAVWDGDVTYEVIHTQFLRPDVAAVKVRQVYHSAEGETEGAPLYVMTKQEDGRWLLHACQNTEVRSG from the coding sequence ATGAACACACAGGGCTCACCCATGGAAGCCGGCACCCAGAGCATCGACGGCATCGACGACATCGAGGCCATCGAACGCGTCGTGGCGACCGTCGAACGCACCCAGCGGGACAAGGACGCCGAAGGGTTCCTCACCCTCTTCCGGCCCGACGCGCTCTGGACGACCGGACACGGCAAGGTGCTCCTGGGCCTCGACGTGATCGCCGAGTTCACCCGCGCGGTGCTGCCCCAGGCCGTGTGGGACGGCGACGTCACCTACGAGGTGATCCACACGCAGTTCCTGCGCCCCGACGTGGCCGCGGTCAAGGTCCGGCAGGTCTACCACTCGGCCGAGGGGGAGACGGAAGGCGCCCCGCTGTACGTCATGACCAAGCAGGAGGACGGACGGTGGCTGTTGCACGCCTGCCAGAACACCGAAGTCCGCAGCGGGTGA
- a CDS encoding IlvD/Edd family dehydratase: protein MTDEPRTSRRSQAWFGAQGRSGMVYRSWMRSQGFGHEVFDGRPVIGIATSASELAPCNAHLTRVAEAVKRGVWQAGGFPLQFPTMATGETLMRPTAMLYRNLMAMEVEELIRANPLDGVVLLSGCDKTTPAMLMGAASVDLPAVMVTGGPMLNGKYRGQDVGSGTHVWKFEEDLKTGRMTEEECFFAEGCMARSNGHCMTMGTASTMACLAEALGMQLPGSAAWPAVDSRRMETAQAAGQRIVGMVEEELRPSRILTREAFENAVRVNAAIGGSTNAVIHLLAIAGRVGVDLSLWDFDELARAVPTLVNLMPSGKYLMEDFCYAGGLPAVLAELLGGGLLHGSQITVTGRTIAENNTGSTDNTGNTGNTERVGSDPDPDPDFDVITRLDAPFQPAGTGIAVLRGNLCPDGAVIKQSAASPHLLTHRGPARVFDSPEAYHEVADDPDLDIDENTVIVIRNAGPKGYPGMPEVANVPLPAKLLKAGVKDMVRVCDGRMSGTGYGTVVLHVAPEAAVGGPLALVHDGDPVVLDVPHRTLRLDVDDAELTRRRRAWRAPAERHAGGYAWLYTQNVEQADRGADFGFLRGNRGHEVPRDSH from the coding sequence ATGACCGACGAACCGAGGACGAGTCGCCGCAGCCAGGCGTGGTTCGGCGCACAGGGCCGCAGCGGCATGGTGTACCGCTCCTGGATGCGCAGCCAGGGCTTCGGCCACGAGGTGTTCGACGGACGCCCCGTCATCGGCATCGCGACCAGTGCCTCCGAACTCGCCCCGTGCAACGCCCACCTCACCCGCGTCGCCGAGGCCGTCAAGCGCGGGGTGTGGCAGGCCGGCGGCTTCCCGCTGCAGTTCCCCACCATGGCCACCGGCGAGACGCTGATGCGCCCCACCGCGATGCTGTACCGCAACCTCATGGCCATGGAGGTCGAGGAGCTGATCCGGGCCAATCCGCTCGACGGTGTGGTGTTGCTGTCGGGCTGCGACAAGACGACCCCCGCCATGCTCATGGGCGCCGCCAGCGTCGACCTGCCCGCCGTCATGGTCACCGGCGGGCCGATGCTCAACGGCAAGTACCGGGGGCAGGACGTGGGATCCGGCACCCATGTGTGGAAGTTCGAGGAGGACCTGAAGACCGGCCGGATGACCGAGGAGGAGTGCTTCTTCGCGGAAGGCTGCATGGCCCGCTCCAACGGGCACTGCATGACGATGGGGACCGCCTCGACGATGGCCTGCCTGGCCGAGGCGCTCGGCATGCAGTTGCCGGGCTCGGCGGCCTGGCCCGCGGTCGACTCCCGGCGGATGGAGACCGCGCAGGCCGCGGGGCAGCGCATCGTGGGGATGGTGGAGGAGGAGCTGCGCCCCTCGCGGATCCTGACCCGCGAGGCGTTCGAGAACGCCGTCCGGGTCAACGCGGCCATCGGCGGCTCCACGAACGCCGTCATCCATCTCCTGGCCATCGCCGGGCGCGTCGGCGTCGACTTGAGCCTGTGGGACTTCGACGAACTGGCCCGTGCGGTGCCGACCCTGGTCAACCTGATGCCCAGCGGCAAGTACCTCATGGAGGACTTCTGCTATGCGGGCGGCCTGCCCGCGGTACTGGCCGAACTGCTCGGCGGCGGGCTGCTGCACGGCAGCCAGATCACGGTCACCGGACGCACCATCGCCGAGAACAACACGGGGAGCACCGACAACACCGGGAACACCGGGAACACCGAACGGGTCGGCTCCGACCCCGACCCCGACCCCGACTTCGACGTCATCACCCGCCTCGACGCCCCCTTCCAGCCGGCCGGCACCGGGATCGCCGTCCTCCGCGGCAACCTGTGCCCCGACGGCGCCGTGATCAAGCAGTCCGCCGCGTCACCGCACCTGCTCACCCACCGCGGCCCCGCACGCGTCTTCGACTCTCCCGAGGCGTATCACGAGGTGGCCGACGACCCGGATCTCGACATCGACGAGAACACCGTCATCGTCATCCGCAACGCCGGCCCCAAGGGCTACCCCGGCATGCCCGAGGTCGCCAACGTCCCCCTGCCCGCCAAGCTGCTGAAGGCCGGCGTCAAGGACATGGTGCGCGTCTGCGACGGGCGGATGAGCGGCACCGGCTACGGGACGGTGGTCCTGCACGTGGCACCCGAGGCCGCCGTCGGCGGACCCCTCGCCCTGGTCCACGACGGGGACCCGGTCGTCCTCGACGTCCCCCACCGCACCCTGCGCCTGGACGTCGACGACGCCGAGCTCACGCGACGCAGGCGGGCGTGGCGGGCACCCGCCGAACGGCACGCCGGCGGTTACGCCTGGCTCTACACCCAGAACGTCGAACAGGCCGACCGGGGCGCCGACTTCGGATTCCTGCGGGGAAACCGCGGACACGAGGTTCCCCGAGACTCCCACTGA
- a CDS encoding DUF4132 domain-containing protein: MGWVTAGDYEVALDEGKVVCRNATGRRLKSVPAKLADDPAVVGLRQLVEWLERHERQCLSDVERWMVRSLPVPLAVLTRVWPDPAWRSALRDLVVTGADGEVAGFLRDADPERGLGLVDLDGDTVRVAPDLVRLPHPVLLEDLEELREFAVELGVEQRAQQLFREVWHRPAGLDAEAASVEEYAGGAFKELRFLHGRVTQLGHRVRGGYAVCSAWEDGRAVEARVWVGDYDGYEETETGPLMWTDAAGRVLKLGRVGPVAWSEGMRMAAGLYAGRDIEDEERAA, from the coding sequence ATGGGGTGGGTGACGGCCGGGGACTACGAGGTCGCCCTGGACGAGGGGAAGGTGGTGTGCCGCAACGCCACCGGACGGCGGCTGAAATCGGTGCCGGCCAAGCTCGCGGACGATCCCGCGGTGGTCGGGCTGCGGCAGCTCGTCGAGTGGCTGGAGCGGCACGAACGCCAGTGCCTGAGCGACGTCGAGCGGTGGATGGTGCGGTCGCTGCCCGTGCCCCTCGCCGTGCTCACCCGGGTGTGGCCCGACCCGGCCTGGCGGTCCGCCCTGCGCGACCTCGTGGTCACCGGTGCCGACGGCGAGGTCGCGGGATTCCTGCGCGACGCCGACCCCGAGCGCGGCCTCGGCCTCGTCGACCTCGACGGTGACACGGTCCGTGTCGCCCCCGACCTCGTCCGTCTCCCGCATCCGGTGCTCCTCGAGGACCTGGAGGAGCTGCGGGAGTTCGCCGTCGAACTCGGCGTCGAACAGCGCGCTCAGCAGCTCTTCCGCGAGGTGTGGCACCGCCCCGCGGGACTCGACGCCGAGGCCGCCTCGGTCGAGGAGTACGCGGGCGGCGCCTTCAAGGAGCTGCGCTTCCTGCACGGCCGGGTCACCCAGCTCGGCCACCGTGTACGGGGCGGATACGCGGTCTGCTCCGCCTGGGAGGACGGCCGGGCCGTGGAGGCCCGCGTCTGGGTCGGCGACTACGACGGCTACGAGGAGACGGAGACCGGCCCCCTCATGTGGACGGACGCCGCCGGGCGGGTGCTCAAGCTGGGCCGGGTCGGTCCGGTCGCCTGGTCGGAAGGGATGCGCATGGCGGCCGGGCTGTACGCCGGTCGCGACATCGAGGACGAGGAGCGGGCCGCGTGA
- a CDS encoding YqjF family protein translates to MQKPSAVTPDAPAAIRSPLLTQEWLDLAFVHWAVEPAAVAGLMPRGTVPDTHDGVTYVGLVAFRMHRVGWFRLPGVPYLGSFPETNVRLYSVDAHGRRGVVFRSMDASRLIPVVLGRVGFRLPYLWSRMTVRSVGDTVTYISSRRWPGPRGAHSRITLRTGERIHEPTALEHFLTARWGMHNVFFGGAAYLPNHHPRWPLHRARLLACDEDLVASAGIPATGEGPVSVLYSPGVPVRLGRPALPVSAAPAAP, encoded by the coding sequence GTGCAGAAGCCCAGCGCCGTCACCCCGGACGCCCCCGCGGCGATACGGTCGCCGCTCCTCACCCAGGAGTGGCTCGACCTCGCCTTCGTCCACTGGGCCGTCGAGCCCGCCGCCGTGGCGGGACTCATGCCGCGCGGCACCGTCCCCGACACGCACGACGGAGTCACCTACGTCGGGCTCGTCGCGTTCCGCATGCACCGGGTCGGCTGGTTCCGGCTCCCCGGGGTCCCGTACCTGGGCTCGTTCCCGGAGACGAACGTGCGCCTCTACAGCGTGGACGCGCACGGGCGGCGCGGTGTGGTCTTCCGGTCGATGGACGCCTCGCGGCTGATCCCGGTGGTGCTGGGGCGCGTCGGCTTCCGCCTGCCCTACCTGTGGTCCCGCATGACCGTCCGCTCCGTGGGCGACACCGTGACCTACATCAGCTCCCGCCGCTGGCCGGGTCCGCGCGGCGCCCACAGCCGCATCACCCTGCGGACCGGCGAACGCATCCACGAGCCCACGGCCCTGGAGCACTTCCTCACCGCCCGCTGGGGCATGCACAACGTGTTCTTCGGCGGAGCGGCGTACCTGCCCAACCACCACCCCCGCTGGCCCCTGCACCGGGCCCGGCTTCTCGCGTGCGACGAGGACCTGGTCGCGAGTGCCGGGATACCGGCGACGGGAGAGGGCCCGGTCAGCGTCCTCTACTCGCCCGGAGTCCCGGTCCGTCTCGGTCGTCCCGCCCTGCCGGTCTCCGCCGCCCCTGCCGCCCCTTGA
- a CDS encoding vWA domain-containing protein: MSRSPSSPGCRLPSSPGCHCPSSPLSADQAVAALTGPGVPFLVGVRHHAPSLAAAVPTLLDRAAPDVLLVELPAEMQEWLPWLGHEETRAPVALAAAGGEEGSGPAFYPFADFSPELAAVRWAARRGVPVVACDLPLADRAWREGRSPGAPATPTGPTTPTGPTTPTGPTTSAVPTTRTAPLAPESQPRPDLSDRSGLTKALRARLTGRPGEDLWDRLVEAAAPGSGPEALRRAALLTGWALREEAVASGGVPELDLRREAWMRSRLAAATADGARAALVVGAFHAPALVSPADAAEPGQDGSGAPAGPTGRPGWITSLIPYTYALLDERSGYPAGIRDPEWQHLVLRAAGDPGALEEALTHAAVRVCAALRGLGHPSGPADAREIVRLASDLARLRGLPAAGRGELVEAVQTVLAQGEPYGRGRAVARAMEQVLVGTRSGRPAPDAPRSGLAPAVEAELAALGLPGPASDGGGPVGAGGTARGSGAPGGTASTTARDLRLDPLRSELDRARDLLLRRLTVCGVPYAEARGAVGAGGAETLTTRWEVRWTPATAAMLSAVGVHGVTPAQAAEGVLRERWRTERDKGGPTAAQTLDGLRQAAECGLPDLADARLTETADVLPGAATLPELLTGLGLLDRLRAGHVPGLGADEDRALRATAVAELLTAAAVRQVDGLSGAEDPADAHALLELAHRADVLGGVRLADALTRLAREGSPLMRGAAGAVRVLLGHEDPDVLGERVASWVDGARDRAARSALTARLTGLLTAAGPLLESAAPALEPLLERVSELADREFLDRLPALRGGFDTLSPAARDRLLSVVEERVGVDRPADTGGVDPTALALWTRADLMARTALDGLRLLPRTPEPIPGPGDPAPCSDPDPGSGSGPGPGREAGAASDPDRPQPPADDADPPHGTATTAVSTPSPAPSPAPSGGPGPLAASVGAADHRLPPADRWRLVLGRRTDRLSAAAAAPATALDELYGSGRGEGSRGDLTRPGRGGSGGGREPSYPGVREWSEELAALFGPGIREEVLAAAAASGRPDVLAELDPDSVRPSVDLLRTVLRHAGGLPEARLAALRPLVRRLVEALTRELATRLRPALHGTVVPRPSRRPGGGLDLPRTLRANLASAHRGPDGTVRVLPEHPVFRTRARRSADWRLVLVTDVSGSMEASTVWAALTASVLAGVPTLSTHFLAFSTEVIDLTDHVDDPLSLLLEVSVGGGTHIAAGLRHARELVTVPSRTLVVVVSDFEEGYPLGGLLAEVRALVGAGCHVLGCASLDDAGRPRYSTGVAGRLVAAGMPVAALSPLELARWVGEKIA, from the coding sequence GTGTCCCGCTCCCCGTCCTCCCCCGGCTGCCGCCTTCCCTCCTCGCCCGGCTGCCACTGCCCCTCTTCGCCCCTGTCCGCGGACCAGGCGGTCGCGGCGCTGACCGGTCCCGGGGTGCCGTTCCTCGTCGGCGTACGGCACCACGCGCCGTCCCTGGCCGCGGCGGTACCGACGCTGCTCGACCGGGCCGCCCCGGACGTCCTGCTGGTCGAGCTGCCCGCCGAGATGCAGGAGTGGCTCCCCTGGCTGGGTCACGAGGAGACGCGGGCGCCGGTCGCGCTGGCCGCGGCCGGCGGGGAGGAGGGGTCGGGACCGGCCTTCTATCCGTTCGCCGACTTCTCGCCCGAGCTGGCCGCCGTGCGCTGGGCCGCCCGGCGGGGCGTTCCGGTCGTCGCCTGTGACCTGCCGCTGGCCGACCGGGCGTGGCGCGAGGGGAGGAGCCCGGGAGCCCCCGCCACGCCCACCGGGCCCACCACGCCCACCGGGCCCACCACGCCCACCGGTCCCACCACGTCCGCCGTGCCCACCACGCGCACGGCACCGCTCGCGCCGGAATCGCAGCCGCGGCCGGACCTCTCGGACCGTTCCGGGCTCACCAAGGCACTGCGGGCGCGCCTCACCGGTCGTCCCGGTGAGGATCTGTGGGACCGCCTCGTCGAGGCCGCGGCTCCGGGATCCGGGCCGGAGGCGTTGCGCCGCGCCGCGCTCCTGACCGGCTGGGCCCTGCGCGAGGAGGCCGTGGCGTCCGGAGGCGTACCCGAGCTGGATCTGCGGCGCGAGGCGTGGATGCGCTCCCGGCTGGCCGCCGCCACCGCTGACGGTGCGCGGGCCGCCCTGGTCGTGGGCGCGTTCCACGCGCCGGCACTCGTCTCCCCGGCCGACGCGGCCGAACCCGGGCAGGACGGCTCCGGAGCCCCCGCCGGGCCGACCGGCCGGCCCGGGTGGATCACGTCGCTCATTCCGTACACGTACGCCCTGCTGGACGAGCGGTCCGGTTACCCCGCGGGCATCCGGGACCCCGAGTGGCAGCACCTGGTGCTGCGGGCGGCCGGTGATCCGGGGGCGCTGGAGGAGGCGCTGACGCACGCGGCCGTACGCGTGTGTGCGGCGCTGCGCGGCCTCGGGCATCCGTCGGGTCCGGCCGACGCACGCGAGATCGTGCGGTTGGCCTCGGACCTGGCACGGCTGCGCGGGCTGCCGGCGGCCGGCCGGGGAGAGCTGGTCGAGGCGGTCCAGACCGTACTCGCGCAGGGCGAGCCGTACGGCCGGGGGCGGGCCGTCGCCAGGGCGATGGAACAGGTGCTCGTCGGCACCCGCAGCGGCCGCCCCGCCCCGGACGCACCGCGCAGCGGCCTCGCTCCGGCGGTCGAGGCCGAGCTGGCGGCCCTGGGACTGCCGGGCCCGGCGTCGGACGGCGGCGGGCCGGTGGGGGCGGGTGGCACCGCACGGGGCAGCGGCGCCCCGGGGGGCACCGCGTCCACGACCGCCCGGGATCTGCGGCTGGACCCCTTGCGGTCCGAGCTGGACCGCGCGCGCGACCTGTTGCTTCGCCGCCTGACGGTGTGCGGCGTGCCCTATGCCGAGGCACGGGGCGCCGTCGGTGCGGGCGGCGCCGAGACGCTGACGACACGGTGGGAGGTGCGCTGGACGCCGGCCACCGCGGCGATGCTGTCCGCGGTCGGCGTGCACGGTGTCACGCCCGCACAGGCCGCCGAGGGGGTGCTGCGCGAGCGGTGGCGGACGGAGCGGGACAAGGGCGGTCCCACCGCCGCGCAGACCTTGGACGGACTCCGGCAGGCGGCCGAGTGCGGTCTGCCCGACCTGGCGGACGCGCGGCTCACGGAGACCGCCGACGTGCTGCCCGGTGCCGCCACGCTGCCTGAACTGCTCACCGGCCTCGGCCTGTTGGACCGGTTGCGGGCGGGGCACGTCCCTGGGCTCGGTGCCGACGAGGACCGTGCGCTGCGGGCCACCGCCGTGGCCGAGCTGCTCACCGCCGCGGCGGTGCGTCAGGTGGACGGGCTGAGCGGTGCCGAGGACCCGGCGGACGCGCACGCCCTGTTGGAACTGGCCCACCGCGCGGACGTGCTCGGCGGTGTCCGGCTGGCCGATGCGCTGACCCGGTTGGCCCGCGAGGGTTCGCCCCTGATGCGCGGCGCCGCCGGAGCCGTCCGAGTGCTCCTCGGGCACGAGGATCCCGACGTACTGGGCGAACGTGTCGCGTCCTGGGTCGACGGGGCCCGCGACCGCGCGGCCCGCTCCGCGCTCACGGCCAGGCTCACCGGGCTGCTGACGGCCGCGGGGCCGCTGCTGGAGTCGGCGGCCCCGGCGCTCGAGCCGCTTCTCGAGCGGGTGTCGGAGTTGGCCGACCGGGAGTTCCTGGACCGGCTGCCGGCCTTGCGCGGCGGCTTCGACACCCTGAGCCCGGCCGCCCGTGACCGTCTGCTGTCCGTCGTCGAGGAGCGCGTCGGCGTGGACCGGCCGGCCGACACGGGCGGGGTGGACCCCACGGCCCTCGCCCTGTGGACCCGCGCCGACCTCATGGCGCGGACCGCCCTCGACGGGTTGAGACTGCTGCCCCGGACCCCTGAACCGATCCCCGGCCCGGGTGATCCTGCCCCGTGTTCTGACCCCGACCCTGGCTCTGGCTCTGGCCCTGGCCCTGGACGGGAAGCGGGAGCGGCCTCGGATCCGGACCGGCCCCAGCCCCCGGCCGACGACGCCGACCCGCCCCACGGCACCGCCACGACAGCCGTCAGCACCCCGTCGCCCGCGCCGTCGCCCGCGCCGTCCGGCGGCCCCGGGCCCCTCGCCGCGTCCGTCGGCGCCGCTGATCACCGCCTCCCGCCCGCCGACCGCTGGCGGCTCGTGCTCGGTCGCCGTACCGACCGGTTGTCCGCGGCGGCGGCCGCCCCGGCCACCGCGTTGGACGAGCTGTACGGCAGCGGACGCGGCGAGGGCAGCCGGGGTGACCTGACCCGTCCGGGCCGGGGCGGCTCGGGCGGCGGCCGGGAGCCTTCGTACCCGGGTGTGCGTGAGTGGTCGGAGGAGCTCGCGGCGCTGTTCGGGCCGGGCATCCGTGAGGAGGTCCTGGCGGCCGCGGCCGCATCGGGCCGGCCGGACGTCCTGGCCGAACTCGACCCGGACAGCGTGCGACCCTCCGTCGATCTGCTGCGCACCGTGCTGCGCCACGCGGGAGGCCTGCCCGAGGCACGGCTGGCCGCGCTCCGGCCGCTCGTGCGGCGCCTGGTCGAGGCGCTGACCCGGGAGTTGGCCACCCGGTTGCGCCCCGCGCTGCACGGCACCGTGGTTCCGCGCCCCAGCCGGCGGCCGGGCGGCGGCCTCGACCTCCCCCGCACCCTGCGGGCCAACCTGGCCTCGGCACACCGCGGTCCGGACGGCACGGTCCGGGTCCTTCCGGAGCACCCCGTCTTCCGCACTCGGGCCAGGAGATCGGCCGACTGGCGGCTGGTCCTGGTGACTGACGTGTCGGGGTCCATGGAGGCGTCCACGGTCTGGGCCGCCCTGACGGCGTCGGTGCTGGCGGGTGTGCCCACCCTGTCCACGCACTTCCTGGCCTTCTCCACGGAGGTCATCGACCTCACCGACCACGTCGACGATCCGCTCTCCCTGCTGCTCGAGGTCAGCGTGGGCGGCGGTACCCACATCGCCGCGGGGCTGCGGCACGCCCGTGAGCTCGTCACCGTGCCGTCCCGCACCCTCGTGGTCGTCGTCAGCGACTTCGAGGAGGGCTATCCGCTGGGCGGACTGCTCGCCGAGGTCCGCGCTCTCGTCGGTGCCGGCTGCCATGTGCTGGGCTGCGCCAGCCTCGACGACGCGGGCCGCCCGCGCTACTCCACCGGAGTGGCCGGCCGGCTCGTCGCGGCGGGCATGCCGGTCGCCGCGCTCAGTCCGCTCGAACTCGCCCGTTGGGTAGGGGAGAAGATCGCATGA
- a CDS encoding DNA polymerase III subunit beta family protein, translating into MIDPRPGSGSRVPDVENEMRSIGEMARESGLGVSALRFYDRAGVLVPARVDPASGYRWYAPGQLDEARVLARLRRTGLPLADIRLVLAGWSGADADLVRGLLQAHLRRLERGLAEARSEFSTLEALLDHRENPMTASPRTGTVRLSLPAPALADALDAVRFAAGRDPELPMLGGVLFDVEGDTLHLVATDRYRMAVARLAAVGHGGAREQVIVPAPLVDAMRALLDDDGPARFAVEGDRVTLEAAERQASGRRLAHDFPDYRRLVQLPPGRRVAVDVPEFREALESGPVRVAEDREPGRQARDVSVLSTVDDGTVIVCGDGAPDEEADGAAHHVGVDRGYLLDALAAADRDRLVLEFGPAATAPLAIRRVDDEGAFSVLMPVRLDD; encoded by the coding sequence ATGATTGACCCTCGACCTGGTTCAGGGAGCAGAGTCCCCGACGTGGAGAACGAGATGCGCAGTATCGGGGAGATGGCCCGCGAGAGCGGACTGGGCGTGAGCGCCCTGCGGTTCTACGACCGTGCCGGTGTACTGGTCCCCGCCCGGGTCGATCCGGCGAGTGGCTACCGCTGGTACGCCCCCGGCCAGCTCGACGAGGCCAGGGTGCTGGCCCGGCTGCGGCGGACCGGCCTGCCGCTGGCCGACATCCGGCTGGTACTGGCCGGCTGGTCCGGGGCGGACGCCGACCTGGTGCGCGGGCTGCTCCAGGCGCACCTGCGCCGTCTGGAACGGGGGCTGGCCGAGGCCCGCAGCGAGTTCTCCACGCTCGAAGCGCTACTCGATCACAGGGAGAATCCCATGACCGCCTCACCGCGTACCGGCACCGTCCGGCTGTCCCTTCCCGCGCCCGCGCTGGCGGACGCGCTCGACGCGGTCCGCTTCGCCGCGGGCCGGGACCCCGAGCTGCCGATGCTCGGCGGCGTTCTGTTCGACGTCGAGGGCGACACGCTCCACCTCGTGGCCACCGACCGCTACCGGATGGCCGTCGCGCGGCTGGCCGCCGTCGGACACGGGGGAGCCCGTGAGCAGGTCATCGTGCCCGCGCCGCTCGTCGACGCGATGCGCGCGCTGCTGGACGACGACGGGCCCGCCCGTTTCGCGGTGGAGGGTGACCGCGTGACGCTGGAGGCAGCGGAGCGCCAGGCGTCGGGGCGGCGCCTGGCCCACGACTTCCCCGACTACCGCCGTCTCGTCCAGCTGCCGCCCGGGCGGCGCGTCGCCGTCGATGTGCCCGAGTTCCGGGAGGCGTTGGAGTCCGGCCCCGTCCGCGTGGCCGAGGACCGCGAGCCAGGTCGGCAGGCGCGCGACGTCAGCGTGCTCTCGACGGTGGACGACGGCACGGTGATCGTCTGCGGCGACGGCGCCCCGGACGAGGAGGCGGACGGAGCCGCGCACCACGTCGGCGTCGACCGCGGATACCTGCTGGACGCGCTCGCCGCCGCGGACCGGGACCGGCTCGTCCTGGAGTTCGGGCCCGCCGCCACCGCGCCGCTGGCGATCCGCCGGGTGGACGACGAGGGGGCGTTCTCGGTCCTGATGCCGGTCCGCCTGGACGACTGA
- a CDS encoding ATP-binding protein encodes MTTTLSPDTARQIVPPEERYAAELAFLAAYDDGPRPPAWRLTPRAVVTFVMGSDGRALRLPEGAETPEGVPRRLTVEGKFVGDRSLVERCVVTLAGERGLLLVGEPGTAKSMLSELLSAAVCGTSGLVVQGTAGTTEDQLKYGWNYALLLAQGPSRTALVPSPVLTAMARGGIARVEEVTRCLPEVQDALVSLLSERRIAVPELSGTDDALAHAAPGFNLIATANLRDKGVSEMSAALKRRFNFETVGPIPDLDAETALVRSQARASVERAGAPFKVDEAVLEALVVAFRDLREGRSTEGWEVERPSTVMSTAEAVSVAGALGLAAAYFPGDRDVLGLLPGHLLGVVRKDDPADAARLRGYWDGPVRRRAEQGSATWRTLWDLRTVLEG; translated from the coding sequence ATGACCACCACCCTCTCGCCCGACACCGCCCGCCAGATCGTGCCGCCCGAGGAGCGGTACGCCGCCGAACTGGCCTTCCTCGCCGCCTACGACGACGGTCCGCGCCCGCCCGCCTGGCGGCTCACCCCCCGCGCCGTGGTCACCTTCGTCATGGGCAGCGACGGCCGTGCCCTGCGGCTGCCCGAGGGCGCCGAGACGCCGGAGGGCGTGCCCCGCCGACTGACGGTCGAGGGCAAGTTCGTGGGTGACCGGTCGCTGGTCGAGCGGTGCGTCGTCACCCTCGCCGGGGAGCGCGGACTGCTGCTCGTCGGAGAGCCCGGCACCGCCAAGTCCATGCTGTCCGAACTGCTGTCGGCGGCCGTGTGCGGCACCAGCGGCCTGGTGGTGCAGGGCACGGCGGGTACGACCGAGGACCAGCTGAAGTACGGCTGGAACTACGCCCTGCTGCTCGCCCAGGGCCCCAGCCGGACGGCTCTCGTGCCCTCCCCCGTCCTGACCGCGATGGCCCGCGGCGGCATCGCCCGCGTCGAGGAGGTGACGCGCTGCCTGCCGGAGGTGCAGGACGCCCTGGTCTCCCTGCTCTCCGAGCGGCGCATCGCCGTACCCGAACTCTCGGGCACCGACGACGCCCTGGCGCACGCCGCACCCGGCTTCAACCTCATCGCCACCGCGAACCTCCGCGACAAGGGCGTCTCCGAGATGTCCGCCGCGCTGAAGCGGCGCTTCAACTTCGAGACGGTCGGCCCCATTCCGGACCTCGACGCCGAGACGGCCCTGGTCCGCAGCCAGGCCCGGGCCTCGGTCGAACGGGCCGGCGCGCCCTTCAAGGTCGACGAGGCGGTCCTGGAGGCCCTGGTCGTCGCCTTCCGCGACCTGCGCGAGGGCCGGTCGACGGAGGGCTGGGAGGTCGAGCGCCCCTCTACCGTCATGAGCACCGCGGAGGCGGTGTCGGTCGCGGGCGCGCTGGGGCTGGCCGCGGCGTACTTCCCCGGGGACCGCGACGTGCTGGGCCTGCTGCCGGGTCATCTCCTCGGTGTGGTCCGCAAGGACGATCCCGCGGACGCGGCGCGGCTGCGCGGGTACTGGGACGGTCCCGTGCGGCGCCGCGCCGAGCAGGGTTCCGCCACCTGGCGCACCCTGTGGGACCTGCGCACGGTCCTGGAGGGCTGA